CTGAAGCTCAATGGACGTGTATTGGCAGCCTTGGTCGGAGTGGAACATGATCCGCCAGCGTCTCGGTCGCCTCAACCGAATCGCCTTGGATAACGCGCTCTTGACCAGCGCCGTATCAGGCTTGTCGCTGACTGACCAACCGACGATCCGTCGCGAGAATAGATCAAGAATCACCGCAAGGTAAACCCAACCCAAGGCAGTCCATATGTAGGTGATGTCCGACGTCCAGACTCGATTCACCCGTCTCACCATGAAATGCCGATCCAGACGGTTTTTGGCAACTCGATGTTCAACGCCTTTTTCCTTGCCGTATGGCTTGGGAAGGCTTGCCGTGGGCCTCAAGCCGTCCTCGGACATCAAGCGTAGAATCAACTTACGCCCATGATGATGCCCTTCCTTGGACAGTTCGCGTCGAATGGAACGATGTCCATAAGTGCAACGAAACCGTTTGAAGGTCGTGTGGATCATGCCTCTGAGTTCCTGATGATCGGGAGTCTTGTCACGTTTGCTCCAGTCATCCAAACCAGACCGGCTGACTCCCAACGCCTTGCACATCAATCCAACCTTGTGGGAACCCCTCATCCCTTGGATCCAGGCGTACTTCTCGGCGGGACTCGATCCCTCGCGAAGTACGCCGTGGCTTCCTTTAGGATCTCGTTCTCCTCTCGAAGATTGGCCACTTCCCGCTCCAGGGCTGCCAACCGGGCTTTTTCCTCCAGGGCCATCGCCAACCCCTGGCCCTTGCTCCGGGCAAGTTCTGCGGCGTTGATCCAGCCGTTGAGGAGACTGTAGCCAACCCCCAGTTGACGTGCTGTCTCAGCGATGTTCCGGCTTTCAGCTGCCATTTTGACCGCCCGCTCCTTGAATCCAGGATCGTATGCACGGCGCTTCGTTTTGGCCTTAACTTCCATGACTCAAACCTACCTGATCGTTGCGTCCGTCAGGAGGGGGACGGGTCAGATCGAACCCCCACCTGATTCGTCCGTTGATGGCTTGCACCGGAGGTTCCGGTAGAAGTGCGAATTCAGGAATCGCAGGATCAGATTCTTGCGGGAGGGGAAGAAGGGATTGCCCGACTGGTAGCCTTCCAGAATGACTCGAACGCCGAACAGTGAAATCACACCCGGATATTCCAGGCGTCTGCGGCGGGCGGTGTCGGGATGGGCGCGGAATCGGATCGGCGGGTCAATGGTGGCCTGAGGGCGCCAATCGATGTGTTGCAGCGCGTGGTGGATGGAGTCCACGATTTCCTCGGCGGTGTACTTCCTGCGCAGAAGTTGGATCAGTTCGCTGGGATAGGAGAGGGCGTAAGCGGGTAGGAGTAGTCGGATGGCGCTGTCGATCTGCCCCGACTTAGCGAACAGGCGGGCACGGAATTTCAGATCGGAAACCTCCTCGGTTTCGTTTGCGTCCGCCAAGACGGATTCCGGCAAGCGACTGCGGATTTGAAAGGCGCGATCCATGTTGCGGCTGGCTGGCTCCAGCGAGTCCATGTCGAATTGGGCTTTTGCCATCAAGACCAGGAGATCTGCCAGATACTGTCCATCAGTTATCGTATCGACCACGTCTTGTGCGGCTCGGTTCGCGAAGGCCACCAGGCTGTCGGCGCGCCCCAGGTCGAAGTAGGCCTGGAATAGGGAGGGATCGGAGGCAGAATCATTTTGGCGAATCTGGAGAT
This DNA window, taken from Fibrobacterota bacterium, encodes the following:
- a CDS encoding transposase — protein: MEVKAKTKRRAYDPGFKERAVKMAAESRNIAETARQLGVGYSLLNGWINAAELARSKGQGLAMALEEKARLAALEREVANLREENEILKEATAYFARDRVPPRSTPGSKG
- a CDS encoding IS3 family transposase, producing MRGSHKVGLMCKALGVSRSGLDDWSKRDKTPDHQELRGMIHTTFKRFRCTYGHRSIRRELSKEGHHHGRKLILRLMSEDGLRPTASLPKPYGKEKGVEHRVAKNRLDRHFMVRRVNRVWTSDITYIWTALGWVYLAVILDLFSRRIVGWSVSDKPDTALVKSALSKAIRLRRPRRWRIMFHSDQGCQYTSIELQEYLRDSGILQSMSRRGQCWDNAPTESFFGTMKQETGIARFILEDCRAVEIAMLDWIDGWYNQTRRHTTLDGCSPIEFESKKAA